The Citrus sinensis cultivar Valencia sweet orange chromosome 4, DVS_A1.0, whole genome shotgun sequence DNA segment gaaaatgaatGTTAATATGgaaaaaccctaaaccctaattGCCATTCGCCGCTATATAAGCACACTCGTAATCTCAACATAGCCACTCTTTCACTCTTTGTATTCTTTGTAGCCGGACAGAGCATCAAACATGAGACCTCCAAGAGGTAACAGGAACCCATTGAAGTttctctttttactttttcatgTTTCAGCAATCAACTATAGCAATAGGGTCTGTGATTTTCTGGTTTTTGAAGATATGGTCAGGTTTAATACCATTTGTTTTCTTagaaatgtaaaaatattaatgggtttttgatattttgttcGCGTAGGACGCGGTGGTGGCGGTGGGTTCAGGGGAGGCAGAGGTGATGgaggaggaagaggaagaggtGGCGGCCGAGGTGGTGGAGGTGGAAGAGGTGGTGGTAGCGCTATGAGAGGCCGAGGTGGCGGTCGTGGCGGTGGCCGAGGTGGAGGAAGAGGACGCGGTGGTGGAGGAATGAAGGGTGGAAGCAAGGTTGTAGTTGAGCCTCATAGACACGAAGGAGTGTTCATTGCCAAGGGCAAAGAAGACGCCCTTGTCACTAAGAATCTCGTCGCCGGTGAGGCTGTCTACAATGAGAAGAGGATCTCCGTCCAGGTCATTTGCTTTTCCACTCATTTTAATCGTTCTTAGCTCTATAGTgaagatgaaatttttatatgaacttatattatatatgtgtttGTGTTTCTTATTTAGAATGAAGATGGAACCAAAGTTGAGTATAGAATTTGGAATCCCTTCCGTTCCAAATTAGCTGCAGCTGTTCTTGGTGGTGTTGATAATATTTGGATTGTAAGTCTTTcctttagattttttttttcaaaatttatatcatgTGTTGCTTAACCAATTTGAATTGGCAAGTTGTGTATTGACAATTTGTGTTTCTTTGTGTGAAGAAACCTGGTGTTAGGGTTCTATACCTTGGTGCTGCTTCCGGCACAACTGTCTCACATGTTTCGGACATTGTTGGCCCTGTAAGTAGATTGTGAGAGAgtatgttttttctttaatgtgtTTATATTAGGAGAGTTGCTAACTAGAACTTCTAATTCTCTGTTCATGTAGAATGGAGTAGTTTATGCAGTGGAATTTTCTCATAGAAGTGGTAGAGACTTGGTCAATATGGCAAAGAAGAGAACCAATGTTATACCCATAATTGAAGATGCTAGACATCCTGCCAAGTACCGTATGTTGGTCGGTATGGTAGATGTAATATTTTCTGACGTTGCCCAACCGGATCAGGTTTGCTTCTTGTGCTTGATTCTGTTTCAGCCCATTGTTATAAACAATTTGCAATCAGTtaataatgaaacaaaagggggtatatttgaatttttattttcgttATTTCTCAACTATGAGTAAACTCAAGCTCTTAAACGATTTTTGCtgttaattttacttttgcaTATTTTTTGGTATTTCTTAAGATTGCGCACTTTTTTCTGAAATTGTTGCATATGATGAGATTTGCTCGGATTCCCCTTCAAGACATTAGGGTGATGTAAACTCGAGAATTCTGATGcaatttcatttcaattttaaaattttatattagtggTTGTATTTGATTTTAGCGGTTCGTGTTctgttaattgatttttgtattattttgtattatgcCTGTTTCCTAATCATTTATACTGTATTGGTTTTTTTAATGATGCGTGTTTCGTAATCTTTTATACTTCCATTGGGAATGGGATCTTAAAGATGTTTCCTCTTTATACTAAGGAAGTCCCATAAAtaccattttttatattttcatttaattttcttttaaatatgttttcttttctttgtaatgtcttaatttttattttatttcctttttcttttaattttatatatttatttataaaaaattgtactttttgaaatattgtttACTTCTTTATTATCATTCATGTATGTGATGATATACTTGGATTACCCTTCATGATATATTGGGTGATGTAAGCCCAAGTTTCAGATGCTCATAAGAAGCAATTTCAAAGCTGGGATCTTTCTTTTactttcatctttttttttttaatgaaattttccAAAGTTATACTTGAAGTAATAATGGAAGAATTCTATTCTTCACactgttttaaaaataaaataaaataaaattggttatcaTCAATCTTGGATGAAAAGGATTCTGGGTTTTGTTGCAATTCATTTCGTGCTTCTACATAATTTCTTTAAGTTTGATTACAAGACTTTATTTGAATCTGCATGATTTCTGAGGGATTAAAAACTGTTAAGCTATGCTGTGACTGATTGCAGaccaccccaaaaaaaaaaatctacttagTGCTATTATCCATGTACTTGATCAGCCCAATATGTGTTGGTTGTGAATATTTTCTTGATATTTTCAATCTCAAGAAATTCATACCTCCAGCATATAAGTTATGCACCATGGGAGAAACAAAAGTCTTGCTTTAGAATTGGACTTGTTGGATTTGTTCATCGTgatcatctttctttttttttaatttctagtgAATACGCACACAAAGTGAACTTGatgctttttttaaaaaaaacatgtggTGACCCCATAAGATTTTTGAGTTAGTTATCTTCAAGTTTTACCAGGTGTTGAATTTCTGAGCTTTTGTTGCTGTGAATTTTCTTACAGGCGAGGATTTTAGCCCTGAATGCATCATATTTTCTCAAAGCTGGAGgtcattttgttatttctatCAAGGTTGGTGTTAATTCTTTACAGCTTTATGTATTGGTAAATCTTAGTCATTGCCTTATATCTGATTAGCAAACTATTAATTGGGAAAATTATGTTGCACCCATCTAAAAAAAACTGCATAAAACTCAGCCTTGTATGTGAACTATTGTGTTTTCTTTCCTTCCTCTCGGCATGCCTGATATCTAATGTAACCTGGCTATGTGGATTGAACGTTTCAGGCAAACTGCATAGATTCCACTGTTCCTGCTGAGGCAGTGTTCCAGAGTGAAGTTAAGAAGCTGCAACAGGATCAGTTCAAACCCTTTGAGCAAGTGACACTCGAGCCCTTTGAGCGAGACCACGCCTGTGTTGTTGGTGGCTACCGTATGCCGAAGAAACAGAAGGCTTAGACCATCATCGGACATCCAGCATTTTGTTGTATCCAAACATTAATGCTGGAGTCGTTGATTTTGTAATAGCTAGCTGGGATGAACAATTTTGTGCTATCTGACcttgttatgttttatttgAGATTCTTTGCGTGGAACCTCATTGTGAAAATGCTTGTTAAAACCCTTTGATCATGTAGCGAAATCTCAATCGTTCGTCCTTTTTGAATGATTCAAACGCTGGTTGACTGATTtatcaatttgaaaatttcaaacaaactTGTGGTTGCGGCTACTCATCGATTGGGGGTGTTCATGGATCAAATTTTGTGGATCGGAGATTAATCTATGTTCAATTAACAATTTTacagattataaatttttaatatgatttaattcACGGattggtaaaatttaatttaaattcaatgtATATGTATGCAAATCGGATAcggatttaatttaattcatatttcatCCATCATTTTGCGGATTAATTTGcgggttaaatttttttaattcttttatatccatgatctaattaaattaaaaaaattaatataaaaataattttactgtcgattaaatttaaaattaaataaaattgaaataaattaattatttaaataaaattgaaataaattaattatttaaataaaattgaaataaattaattatttaaataaaattgaaataaattaattatttaaataaaatttaaataaataaattatttaaataaaattaaaaaatacattcaaagttttaaaatatagcacattaaaaagaaaaaaatttcatgtgTTTAGatcaataaatgaaaattaactgtTTAGGAAagaatatttgtttatttaattattattattatcagttaagatataatatggtgttatttaataatattttaatttatttatttattaataaatactaatgtcatatttacaagtttaatttttttatttttagtgaattcatgaatttttacggatttacagaagtaaatTTATATCCAATCCACTGACtatggattttcaaattttcaatccaatctaatccaatccacggattgGATTTTTATAGATCAAATGGATTGAGCAGATCGAATTGGAttgcagatcaaattgaattttagacACCCCTATCATcgagtaaaattaaaataatatcttaattaagaaattgttaaaaaattaatagtaaaaaactaaataaatcgAAAATGATAATCTTCTTgtatttaacataaaaaatttcatgtaTATTGTTGCTTGTTTTAACTCTATTATTctaaatatctcaaaattttcttttctcgcGTATTTAATGTTTGACGATCGTGTTGCATGATGAATAAcgtttttcatatatatcacCTATTCAATTAGATGCTTACATCGTACTCATGTTTAATTTCAACTGTTGCATATTTAACCTCAgtcattgcattttttatgtaatttttttacatgtaaattttatgttggatgTTTACATCACATGTTGTAAGTTTAACTTAAATTGTTGCATGTcttgaataaaacaaaaaaaatgaggatttTCCTACCCGTTTCATATTTGACGTTCGTGTTACATATTTGACTTTCAGTTGTTGCATTTTtcacattaatatttaatgttcACATCATACTCATGTTGATCTCCTCAAAAGACTTCTTAATCATTTCTATTATCACATTAAATGAATCCATTTTGTGCTGAATTCTTTGGACTGACTCTGTAACCCCTTAAAAGCGCCTCCATGTTAACAGCGCTCAACCCAACAACTTAGGCGTGTTGAGAATGAGGgaaatgattttggagttgAAAAAAGTTTCCTTCACACATCGGaacctaaaaaaaagaaaagaacaacaaTCATACATACTGACATTGGAAACACATGCAATTTGGTTCCTAAAATTATATACATGCATGAACAAGGCTGAGAATAATACGAACCTCACTACTTGTGATGTCCCTATACTTTTTTCCGCCAATTCAAGAATCGACGAATTTCTTCGTTAGTCCATACACTAACAAGGCATATTGTTCTAACAATAGAACAACAATCATACAGAATAGCAGTGAAGTTGAACAACTAATCATAATGAAATCAATACTTAtgtcatattatttttcatagcaatatgttaaaatttggCAAAATAGTTACTACATTTAAGATTTCTTAAACATGCCTCCAAAAATACAAGGCAGCCACTAACCGACTTCACTTGCTATTCTTTATACTTCGCTATACCCTTtcacaaaaagttaaaacactATGTAGTCTAATTCTTTTTCTCGATTGACTATACTTATCTTTCAGGGCATGAAGATATATTAGATTGATGTAAGTGACCTTTGTGGAAAATAATACAATTcctaaaagaaacaaagaaaagatggTCTTAAAGTCATCATCATAGCTCTCACTAGCTATTAGTGTATCACTAACTGTGGTTGTTTAGATTCCTCTTCGATCGTTTCTAGACTTATTACGTAGTTCAGTAATATCACCTACGTCTTCATGTATGTCTACGAGACCTCCATCTCTGATCCCTATTATGATGTTGAAGATAGTGTAGTTTAAACAAAATTCTCTATCATGCAAAACTATACAAAATTGTGTCA contains these protein-coding regions:
- the LOC102629115 gene encoding rRNA 2'-O-methyltransferase fibrillarin 1-like; this encodes MRPPRGRGGGGGFRGGRGDGGGRGRGGGRGGGGGRGGGSAMRGRGGGRGGGRGGGRGRGGGGMKGGSKVVVEPHRHEGVFIAKGKEDALVTKNLVAGEAVYNEKRISVQNEDGTKVEYRIWNPFRSKLAAAVLGGVDNIWIKPGVRVLYLGAASGTTVSHVSDIVGPNGVVYAVEFSHRSGRDLVNMAKKRTNVIPIIEDARHPAKYRMLVGMVDVIFSDVAQPDQARILALNASYFLKAGGHFVISIKANCIDSTVPAEAVFQSEVKKLQQDQFKPFEQVTLEPFERDHACVVGGYRMPKKQKA